A section of the Triticum dicoccoides isolate Atlit2015 ecotype Zavitan chromosome 7A, WEW_v2.0, whole genome shotgun sequence genome encodes:
- the LOC119331287 gene encoding probable receptor-like protein kinase At1g80640, translating into MEMPAAPPPLLPLRSSVLFLLLLSSCSFASGRAAVSSPAPASVGAANGTASSSSSPVVLASPPVVITVERHHHYHRELVIATVLASVATIMIFLTTFYAWTMWRRSRRIPHGKAARRPDTTTTKGITLVPILSKFNTVKMSKKGLVAMIEYPSLEAATGKFSESNVLGVGGFGCVYKAAFDGGATAAVKRLEGGGPDCEKEFENELDLLGRIRHPNIVSLLGFCVHGGNHYIVYELMEKGSLETQLHGPSHGSAMSWHVRMKIALDTARGLEYLHEHCNPSVIHRDLKSSNILLDSDFNAKIADFGLAVTSGNLDKGNLKISGTLGYVAPEYLLDGKLTEKSDVYAFGVVLLELLMGRKPVEKMSPSQCQSIVSWAMPQLTDRSKLPNIIDPVIKDTMDPKHLYQVAAVAVLCVQPEPSYRPLITDVLHSLVPLVPADLGGTLRVTEPHSPHQMHYPS; encoded by the exons ATGGAGATGCCGGCGGCCCCGCCCCCATTGCTGCCGCTGCGCTCCTCTGTTCTCTTCTTGCTCCTGCTGTCCTCGTGCTCGTTCGCCAGCGGGAGGGCCGCCGTTTCTTCCCCGGCGCCGGCGTCGGTGGGGGCCGCCAATGGGaccgcatcttcttcttcttctccggtcgttcTGGCGTCTCCCCCCGTCG TGATCACAGTGGAGAGGCACCACCACTACCACCGGGAGCTGGTCATCGCCACCGTGCTCGCCTCGGTCGCCACCATCATGATCTTCCTCACCACCTTCTACGCCTGGACCATGTGGCGCCGGTCTCGCCGGATCCCCCACGGCAAGGCCGCCCGGCGACCAG ACACCACCACCACGAAAGGGATCACGCTGGTGCCGATCCTGAGCAAGTTCAACACGGTGAAGATGAGCAAGAAGGGGCTGGTGGCCATGATCGAGTACCCGTCGCTGGAGGCGGCGACGGGCAAGTTCAGCGAGAGCAACGTGCTCGGCGTCGGCGGCTTCGGCTGCGTCTACAAGGCGGCGTTCGACGGCGGCGCCACCGCCGCGGTGAAGAGGCTCGAAGGCGGCGGGCCGGACTGCGAGAAAGAATTCGAG AATGAGCTGGATTTGCTTGGCAGGATCAGGCACCCCAACATAGTGTCCCTCCTGGGCTTCTGCGTCCATGGTGGCAATCACTACATTGTTTATGAGCTCATGGAGAAGGGATCATTGGAGACACAACTGCATG GGCCTTCACATGGATCGGCCATGAGCTGGCACGTCCGGATGAAGATCGCGCTCGACACGGCCAG GGGATTAGAGTATCTTCATGAGCACTGCAATCCATCGGTCATCCATAGGGATCTGAAATCGTCTAATATACTCTTGGATTCAGACTTCAATGCTAAG ATTGCAGATTTTGGCCTTGCTGTGACAAGTGGGAATCTTGACAAAGGGAACCTGAAGATCTCTGGGACCTTGGGATATGTAGCTCCTGAGTACTTATTAGACG GGAAGTTGACTGAGAAGAGCGACGTCTACGCATTTGGCGTAGTGCTTCTAGAGCTCCTGATGGGAAGGAAGCCTGTTGAGAAGATGTCACCATCTCAGTGCCAATCAATTGTGTCATGG GCCATGCCTCAGCTAACCGACAGATCGAAGCTCCCCAACATCATCGACCCAGTGATCAAGGACACAATGGACCCAAAGCacttataccaa GTTGCGGCGGTGGCCGTTCTATGCGTGCAGCCCGAGCCGAGTTACAGACCGCTGATAACAGATGTTCTCCACTCTCTTGTTCCTCTGGTGCCCGCGGATCTCGGGGGAACGCTCAGAGTTACAGAGCCACATTCTCCACACCAAATGCACTATCCTTCTTGA